The Streptomyces sp. DH-12 genome has a window encoding:
- the recG gene encoding ATP-dependent DNA helicase RecG, whose protein sequence is MDPVPALDEPLKKVLGPATAKVMAEHLGLRTVGDLLHHYPRRYEERGQLTHLADLPMDEHVTVVAQVADARLHTFASSRAPRGKGQRLEVTITDGSGRLQLVFFGAGVHKPHKELLPGTRAMFAGKVSVFNRRLQLAHPAYELLRGDAEETVESWAGALIPIYPATAKLESWKVAKALQTVLPSAQEAADPLPEPLREGRGLVPLPEALLKIHRPHTKADIEDARARLKWDEAFVLQVALARRRYADAQLPAVPRRPRPDGILAAFDERLPFTLTEGQRKVSEEIFADLATDHPMHRLLQGEVGSGKTMVALRAMLAVVDAGGQAAMLAPTEVLAQQHHRSVTEMMGELAEGGMLGGADDATKVVLLTGSMGAAARRQALLDLATGEAGIVIGTHALIEDKVQFHDLGLVVVDEQHRFGVEQRDALRGKGKQPPHLLVMTATPIPRTVAMTVFGDLETSVLDQLPAGRSPIASHVVPAADKPHFLARAWERVREEVEKGHQAYVVCPRIGDEEDGAKAKKKSAEDEAEKRPPLAVLDTAEQLARGPLGGLRVEVLHGRMQPDDKDAVMRRFAAGEADVLVATTVIEVGVNVPNATVMVIMDADRFGVSQLHQLRGRVGRGSASGLCLLVTEMPEASAARQRLNAVASTLDGFELSRIDLEQRREGDVLGQAQSGTRSSLRVLAVIDDEEVIAEAREEATRVVAADPDLERLPALRTALDALLDEEREQYLEKG, encoded by the coding sequence ATGGATCCCGTGCCCGCACTGGACGAACCACTGAAGAAAGTGCTCGGCCCCGCCACCGCGAAGGTGATGGCCGAGCACCTCGGCCTGCGCACCGTCGGCGACCTGCTGCACCACTACCCGCGCCGGTACGAGGAGCGCGGCCAGCTCACCCACCTCGCCGACCTGCCGATGGACGAGCACGTCACCGTGGTCGCGCAGGTCGCCGACGCCCGGCTGCACACCTTCGCCTCCAGCCGCGCCCCGCGCGGCAAGGGCCAGCGGCTCGAGGTGACGATCACCGACGGCAGCGGCCGGCTGCAACTGGTCTTCTTCGGCGCCGGTGTCCACAAACCGCACAAGGAACTCCTGCCGGGCACCCGCGCGATGTTCGCCGGCAAGGTCTCCGTCTTCAACCGCCGCCTCCAACTGGCCCACCCGGCCTACGAGCTGCTGCGCGGGGACGCCGAGGAGACGGTGGAGAGCTGGGCGGGCGCGCTCATCCCCATCTACCCGGCCACCGCCAAGCTGGAGTCCTGGAAGGTCGCCAAGGCGCTGCAGACCGTGCTGCCCAGCGCCCAGGAGGCCGCCGACCCGCTCCCCGAGCCGCTGCGCGAGGGCCGCGGTCTGGTCCCGCTCCCCGAGGCGCTGCTCAAGATCCACCGTCCGCACACCAAGGCCGACATCGAGGACGCCCGCGCCCGCCTCAAGTGGGACGAGGCGTTCGTCCTCCAGGTCGCCCTCGCCCGCCGCCGGTACGCCGACGCGCAGCTCCCGGCCGTGCCCCGCCGCCCGAGGCCCGACGGCATCCTCGCCGCCTTCGACGAGCGTCTCCCCTTCACCCTCACCGAGGGCCAGCGCAAGGTCTCGGAGGAGATCTTCGCCGACCTCGCCACCGACCACCCCATGCACCGCCTGCTCCAGGGCGAGGTCGGTTCCGGCAAGACCATGGTCGCCCTGCGGGCCATGCTCGCCGTCGTCGACGCGGGCGGCCAGGCGGCGATGCTCGCGCCCACCGAGGTCCTCGCCCAGCAGCACCACCGCTCGGTCACCGAGATGATGGGGGAACTGGCCGAGGGAGGCATGCTCGGCGGCGCGGACGACGCCACCAAGGTGGTGCTGCTCACCGGCTCCATGGGCGCCGCCGCGCGCCGTCAGGCCCTGCTCGACCTGGCCACCGGCGAGGCCGGCATCGTCATCGGCACGCACGCGCTGATCGAGGACAAGGTCCAGTTCCACGACCTCGGCCTGGTGGTCGTCGACGAGCAGCACCGCTTCGGTGTCGAGCAGCGCGACGCCCTGCGCGGCAAGGGCAAGCAGCCGCCGCACCTGCTCGTCATGACCGCCACCCCCATCCCGCGCACGGTGGCCATGACCGTCTTCGGCGACCTGGAGACCTCCGTCCTGGACCAGCTCCCGGCCGGGCGCTCGCCCATCGCCAGCCATGTCGTCCCGGCCGCCGACAAGCCGCACTTCCTCGCCCGCGCCTGGGAGCGGGTGCGCGAGGAGGTCGAGAAGGGCCACCAGGCGTACGTGGTCTGCCCGCGCATCGGCGACGAGGAGGACGGCGCGAAGGCGAAGAAGAAGTCCGCCGAGGACGAGGCGGAGAAGCGGCCCCCGCTCGCCGTCCTGGACACCGCGGAGCAGCTCGCGCGGGGCCCGCTCGGCGGACTGCGCGTGGAGGTCCTGCACGGCAGGATGCAGCCCGACGACAAGGACGCCGTGATGCGCCGGTTCGCCGCCGGCGAGGCCGACGTCCTGGTGGCCACCACCGTCATCGAGGTCGGCGTCAACGTGCCGAACGCCACCGTGATGGTGATCATGGACGCCGACCGCTTCGGCGTCTCCCAGCTGCACCAGCTCCGCGGCCGTGTGGGCCGCGGCTCGGCCTCCGGCCTGTGCCTGCTGGTCACCGAGATGCCCGAGGCGAGCGCCGCCCGCCAGCGGCTGAACGCCGTCGCGTCCACCCTGGACGGCTTCGAGCTCTCCCGCATCGACCTCGAACAGCGCCGCGAGGGCGACGTACTCGGCCAGGCCCAGTCCGGCACCCGGTCCAGCCTGCGCGTGCTCGCCGTCATCGACGACGAGGAGGTCATCGCCGAGGCCCGCGAGGAGGCCACCCGGGTCGTCGCCGCCGACCCGGACCTGGAGCGCCTGCCCGCCCTGCGCACGGCGCTGGACGCCCTGCTGGACGAGGAGCGGGAGCAGTACCTGGAGAAGGGCTGA
- a CDS encoding DAK2 domain-containing protein, producing the protein MPQVPQTFDALAVRAWCGLALDALGRAREEIDAINVYPVADGDTGTNLYLTLESAATAVEAVFAGHEAGGGGAPTPALADAVRAMAHGALIGARGNSGTILAQLLRGMAQVLAGDDAPAHADGRGLGLALRHAADSARQAVAHPVEGTVLTVASAAADAAGGAAGGAGGDCAAVARAAYEGARAALAETPERLDVLRRAGVVDAGGRGLVTVLGALVETLTGETPRGAAGRGPGLHARVEPAEEAHRNPAPCADAAAVPEPGGPAFEVIYLLEAEDAAVARLRKRLDALGDSLVVVGGDGLWNVHVHVDDAGAAVEAGVEAGRPYRIRITHFGAGDAHAPRAERTPAERVQRAVVAVVPGEGLAGLYTEAGATAVLARPGEPPASGELVQAVRRAHAREVVLLPNDAELRHTAAAAAEQVRAEGVRVALIPTRSAVQGIAALAVHEPERRFDEDVVAMTSAAGATRYAEVAVAERQSWTMAGICQAGDVLGLVDGDVAVIGQDLTDTALAVLDRMLAAGGELVTLVLGDGAPESVAERLEARVREGYLAVDTVVYHGGRQGSVLLIGVE; encoded by the coding sequence GTGCCGCAGGTGCCGCAGACGTTCGATGCTCTCGCGGTGCGTGCCTGGTGCGGTCTGGCGCTCGACGCGCTCGGACGGGCCCGGGAGGAGATCGACGCGATCAACGTCTATCCCGTGGCGGACGGCGACACCGGCACCAATCTCTATCTGACGCTGGAGTCGGCGGCCACGGCCGTGGAGGCGGTGTTCGCCGGGCACGAGGCCGGCGGCGGAGGCGCTCCCACCCCCGCCCTGGCCGACGCGGTACGGGCGATGGCGCACGGCGCGCTGATCGGCGCGCGCGGGAACTCCGGGACGATCCTCGCCCAGCTGCTGCGCGGCATGGCCCAGGTGCTGGCCGGTGACGACGCCCCGGCGCACGCCGACGGGCGGGGCCTCGGTCTCGCCCTGCGCCACGCGGCCGACTCCGCCCGGCAGGCGGTGGCGCACCCGGTCGAGGGCACGGTCCTCACCGTCGCCTCGGCCGCCGCCGACGCGGCGGGCGGGGCGGCCGGCGGTGCCGGCGGCGACTGCGCCGCGGTGGCCCGCGCCGCCTACGAGGGCGCCCGCGCGGCGCTCGCCGAGACCCCGGAGCGGCTGGACGTCCTGCGGCGGGCGGGCGTGGTCGACGCGGGCGGACGCGGCCTGGTGACCGTGCTGGGGGCGCTCGTGGAGACGCTCACGGGGGAGACGCCCCGCGGCGCCGCGGGACGCGGTCCCGGACTGCACGCGCGCGTGGAGCCCGCCGAGGAGGCGCACCGGAACCCCGCCCCCTGCGCGGACGCCGCGGCCGTACCGGAGCCCGGGGGCCCCGCCTTCGAGGTGATCTACCTGCTGGAGGCCGAGGACGCGGCCGTCGCGCGGCTGCGGAAGCGGCTCGACGCCCTCGGCGACTCCCTCGTCGTGGTCGGCGGCGACGGCCTGTGGAACGTCCATGTGCACGTCGACGACGCCGGCGCCGCCGTGGAGGCGGGCGTCGAGGCCGGACGGCCGTACCGCATCCGGATCACCCATTTCGGCGCCGGGGACGCGCACGCCCCGCGGGCCGAACGGACGCCCGCCGAGCGCGTCCAGCGGGCCGTGGTGGCGGTGGTGCCCGGCGAGGGCCTGGCGGGCCTTTACACGGAGGCCGGGGCCACGGCCGTCCTCGCCCGGCCCGGCGAACCGCCCGCCAGCGGCGAGCTCGTCCAGGCGGTACGGCGCGCGCACGCGCGCGAGGTGGTGCTGCTGCCCAACGACGCCGAGCTGCGCCACACCGCCGCCGCGGCCGCCGAGCAGGTACGGGCGGAGGGCGTCCGGGTGGCGCTCATCCCCACCCGGTCCGCGGTGCAGGGCATCGCGGCGCTGGCGGTGCACGAGCCGGAGCGCCGCTTCGACGAGGACGTGGTGGCGATGACCTCCGCGGCCGGCGCGACCCGCTACGCCGAGGTCGCCGTCGCCGAGCGGCAGTCCTGGACCATGGCCGGCATCTGCCAGGCCGGCGACGTCCTCGGCCTGGTCGACGGGGACGTGGCGGTCATCGGCCAGGACCTCACCGACACCGCCCTGGCCGTCCTGGACCGCATGCTCGCGGCCGGCGGGGAACTGGTCACCCTGGTCCTCGGCGACGGCGCCCCGGAGTCCGTCGCGGAACGCCTCGAGGCCCGGGTGCGCGAGGGCTACCTGGCCGTCGACACGGTCGTCTACCACGGCGGCCGGCAGGGCTCCGTCCTGCTCATCGGCGTCGAGTGA
- the rpmB gene encoding 50S ribosomal protein L28: MAANCDVCGKGPGFGNNISHSHRRTSRRWNPNIQRVRTVVGGTPKRVNACTSCIKAGKVSR; this comes from the coding sequence GTGGCTGCCAACTGCGACGTCTGCGGCAAGGGGCCGGGCTTCGGCAACAACATCTCGCACTCGCACCGCCGTACGTCCCGTCGCTGGAACCCGAACATCCAGCGTGTGCGTACCGTGGTCGGCGGGACGCCGAAGCGCGTGAACGCCTGCACCTCGTGCATCAAGGCCGGCAAGGTCTCGCGCTGA
- the thiD gene encoding bifunctional hydroxymethylpyrimidine kinase/phosphomethylpyrimidine kinase, whose protein sequence is MSAPPRVLTVAGSDSGGGAGVQADLKTMLALGVHGMSVLTAVTAQNSLGVQGAWELPVEAVRAQYRSVVDDIGVQAVKTGMLSSAELVETVAGLLAGTDAPTVVDPVGVSKHGDALLAASALDSVRTKLLPVATVATPNLDEVAQLTGVRVASERDMRRAAAAVLEFGPRWVVIKGGHLSAAASPEAVDLLTDGTEEHWLRAPRYDNRHTHGTGCTLASAIASELAKGRTVPEAVTAAKTYVTGALASGFALGGGIGPVDHGWELRGGENGARGAGAG, encoded by the coding sequence ATGAGCGCGCCGCCCCGGGTGCTCACGGTGGCCGGCTCCGACTCCGGCGGGGGAGCGGGCGTCCAGGCCGACCTGAAGACGATGCTGGCGCTCGGCGTGCACGGGATGAGCGTGCTCACCGCGGTGACCGCGCAGAACTCCCTGGGCGTGCAGGGCGCCTGGGAACTGCCGGTGGAGGCGGTACGGGCCCAGTACCGCAGCGTGGTCGACGACATCGGCGTGCAGGCGGTCAAGACCGGCATGCTGTCCTCGGCCGAACTCGTGGAGACCGTCGCCGGCTTGCTCGCCGGCACGGACGCGCCGACGGTCGTCGACCCGGTGGGCGTCTCCAAGCACGGCGACGCGCTGCTGGCGGCGTCGGCGCTGGACTCCGTCCGCACGAAGCTGCTGCCGGTGGCGACCGTGGCCACCCCGAACCTGGACGAGGTCGCGCAGCTCACCGGCGTGCGGGTGGCCTCCGAGCGGGACATGCGGCGGGCCGCCGCGGCGGTGCTGGAGTTCGGCCCGCGCTGGGTGGTGATCAAGGGCGGCCACCTCTCCGCCGCCGCATCGCCGGAGGCCGTCGACCTCCTGACGGACGGCACGGAGGAGCACTGGCTGCGCGCCCCCAGGTACGACAACCGCCACACCCACGGCACGGGCTGCACCCTGGCCTCCGCCATCGCCTCGGAACTCGCCAAGGGCCGTACGGTCCCGGAGGCGGTGACGGCGGCGAAGACCTACGTCACCGGAGCACTGGCTTCGGGCTTCGCCCTGGGCGGGGGCATCGGGCCCGTGGACCATGGGTGGGAGCTGCGGGGCGGGGAGAACGGGGCGCGCGGGGCGGGCGCCGGGTGA
- a CDS encoding thiamine-phosphate kinase, producing the protein MKGTVGELGEFGLIRELTSRLTTTPAVRVGPGDDAAVVSAPDRRVVASTDVLVEGRHFRRDWSTAYDVGRKAAAQNLADIAAMGAVPTALLLGLVVPAELPVTWPSELMDGLRDECQVAGAAVVGGDVVRGDTITVSITALGDLRNQEPVTRGGAQPGDIVAVTGWLGWSAAGHAVLSRGFRSPRAFVEAHRRPEPPYHAGPAAAGLGATAMCDVSDGLIADLGHIAEASKVRIDIRSGTIDIPSQMHDIGQAVGVDPMQWVLTGGEDHAIVATFPPDVKLPARWKVIGEVLNPSALPQVTVDGAPWTSQGGWDHFGDIES; encoded by the coding sequence ATGAAGGGCACTGTTGGTGAGCTCGGGGAGTTCGGGCTCATCAGGGAGCTCACCTCCCGTCTCACCACCACCCCGGCGGTCCGGGTCGGCCCCGGCGACGACGCCGCCGTGGTCTCCGCGCCCGACCGGCGGGTCGTGGCCAGCACCGATGTCCTGGTGGAGGGCCGCCACTTCCGCCGCGACTGGTCCACGGCCTACGACGTCGGCCGCAAGGCCGCCGCCCAGAACCTCGCCGACATCGCCGCCATGGGCGCCGTGCCGACCGCGCTGCTGCTCGGCCTGGTCGTGCCCGCCGAACTGCCGGTGACCTGGCCCAGCGAGCTCATGGACGGGCTGCGCGACGAGTGCCAGGTGGCCGGCGCGGCGGTCGTCGGCGGGGACGTCGTCCGCGGCGACACCATCACGGTGTCCATCACCGCGCTCGGCGACCTGCGCAACCAGGAGCCCGTCACCCGGGGCGGGGCGCAGCCCGGCGACATCGTCGCGGTGACCGGCTGGCTCGGCTGGTCCGCGGCCGGGCACGCGGTGCTCTCCCGCGGTTTCCGCTCCCCGCGCGCCTTCGTCGAGGCGCACCGGCGCCCCGAGCCGCCGTACCACGCGGGCCCGGCCGCCGCCGGTCTCGGCGCGACCGCCATGTGCGACGTCAGCGACGGCCTGATCGCCGACCTCGGGCACATCGCCGAGGCCAGCAAGGTCCGCATCGACATCCGCTCCGGCACGATCGACATCCCCTCGCAGATGCACGACATCGGCCAGGCCGTCGGCGTCGACCCCATGCAGTGGGTGCTGACCGGGGGCGAGGACCACGCGATCGTGGCGACCTTCCCGCCGGACGTGAAGCTGCCCGCCCGCTGGAAGGTCATCGGCGAGGTGCTCAACCCGTCCGCGCTGCCGCAGGTGACCGTGGACGGGGCGCCCTGGACCAGCCAGGGCGGCTGGGACCACTTCGGGGACATCGAGTCATGA
- a CDS encoding Lrp/AsnC ligand binding domain-containing protein codes for MVQAYILIQTEVGKASTVADLIGKIPGVVQAEDVTGPYDVIVRAQADTVDDLGRMVVAKVQQVDGITRTLTCPVVHL; via the coding sequence GTGGTACAGGCGTACATCCTGATTCAGACGGAGGTCGGCAAGGCGTCGACCGTCGCCGATCTGATCGGCAAGATCCCTGGAGTCGTCCAGGCCGAGGACGTGACGGGTCCGTACGACGTCATCGTGCGCGCCCAGGCCGACACCGTCGACGACCTGGGACGCATGGTGGTCGCCAAGGTCCAGCAGGTGGACGGCATCACCCGCACCCTGACCTGTCCGGTGGTGCATCTGTAG